Proteins from a single region of Rana temporaria chromosome 5, aRanTem1.1, whole genome shotgun sequence:
- the LOC120941392 gene encoding basic salivary proline-rich protein 2-like produces the protein METQQVPPSNGNTQQVPPSNGNTQQVPPSNGDTQQVPPSNGDTQQVPPSNGNTQQVPPSNGNTQQVPPSNGDTQKVPPPNGNTQKVPPSNGDTQQVPPSNGDTQQVPPSNGDTQQVPPSNGDTQQVPPSNGDTQQVPPSNGDTQKVPPSNGDTQQVPPSNGDTQKVPPSNGDTQKVPPSNGDTQKVPPSNGDTDKVPPSNGDTPKVPPSNRDTQQVPPSNGDTQKVPPSNGDTRQVPPSNGDTRQVPPSNGDTQQVPPSNGNTQQVPPSNGNTQQVPPSNRNTAGAAL, from the exons ATGGAGACACAACAGGTGCCGCCCTCTAATGGAAACACACAGCAGGTGCCGCCCTCTAATGGAAACACACAGCAGGTGCCGCCCTCTAatggagacacacagcaggtgccgCCCTCTAATGGTGACACACAGCAGGTGCCGCCCTCTAATGGAAACACACAGCAGGTGCCGCCCTCTAATGGAAACACACAGCAGGTGCCGCCCTCTAATGGAGACACACAGAAGGTGCCGCCCCCTAATGGAAACACACAGAAGGTGCCGCCCTCTAatggagacacacagcaggtgccgCCCTCTAATGGTGACACACAGCAGGTGCCGCCCTCTAATGGTGACACACAGCAGGTGCCGCCCTCTAATGGTGACACACAGCAGGTGCCGCCCTCTAATGGTGACACACAGCAGGTGCCGCCCTCTAATGGAGACACACAGAAGGTGCCGCCCTCTAatggagacacacagcag GTGCCGCCCTCTAATGGAGACACACAGAAGGTGCCGCCCTCTAATGGAGACACACAGAAGGTGCCGCCCTCTAATGGAGACACACAGAAGGTGCCGCCCTCTAATGGAGACACAGATAAGGTGCCGCCCTCTAATGGAGACACACCGAAGGTGCCGCCCTCtaatagagacacacagcaggtgccgCCCTCTAATGGAGACACACAGAAGGTGCCGCCCTCTAATGGAGACACACGGCAGGTGCCGCCCTCTAATGGAGACACACGGCAGGTGCCGCCCTCTAatggagacacacagcaggtgccgCCCTCTAATGGAAACACACAGCAGGTGCCGCCCTCTAATGGAAACACACAGCAGGTGCCGCCCTCTAATAGAAACACAGCAGGTGCCGCCCTCTAa